A window from Lactiplantibacillus pentosus encodes these proteins:
- the nagA gene encoding N-acetylglucosamine-6-phosphate deacetylase yields MSKVLKHAIIYTGLEKIDDGYIRFGKEIEAVGPMDEYVAQPDDDIEFVSGKTIVPGFIDVHSHGGYSFDSMDGNPAEINEMVNDMVAREGITSYFCTTMTQSNENLDHSMEGINKAAEENPVIQGVHLEGPFISATFKGAQPEKYIKNPNVDLLDNWNKLSGGRVKLITYAPEDPGSREFEKYCLENGIVPSVGHSNATREQLLASKATHVTHLYNAQREFKHREPGVTGHAMLENNMYCELICDGFHIVPDMIKLAYEQKGVDRIELVTDSMRAKGEPDGISELGGQKVIVKDGQARLEEGNLAGSVLTFINAFKNIQKFTGCGIAEAVKMASVNQAREFGLTKKGTLEAGKDADINILDGNQDLVATYSYGKKAAK; encoded by the coding sequence ATGAGCAAAGTGTTAAAACATGCCATCATTTATACGGGGTTAGAAAAAATTGATGACGGCTACATTCGTTTCGGTAAGGAAATTGAAGCGGTTGGTCCAATGGATGAATACGTGGCCCAACCCGACGATGATATCGAATTTGTGAGTGGCAAGACGATTGTACCGGGCTTTATCGATGTTCATAGCCATGGTGGTTATAGTTTTGATTCAATGGACGGGAATCCAGCTGAAATTAACGAAATGGTTAATGATATGGTTGCCCGTGAAGGGATTACGTCATATTTCTGCACGACGATGACCCAATCCAACGAAAACTTAGATCATTCGATGGAAGGCATCAATAAGGCAGCTGAAGAAAATCCAGTGATCCAAGGGGTTCATTTGGAAGGCCCATTCATTTCTGCCACGTTTAAAGGCGCCCAACCAGAAAAGTATATTAAGAATCCTAACGTTGACTTACTGGACAACTGGAACAAGTTATCTGGTGGCCGCGTCAAGTTAATTACTTATGCACCAGAAGATCCTGGTTCGCGTGAATTCGAAAAGTATTGCTTGGAAAACGGTATCGTGCCTTCAGTTGGACACAGTAACGCGACTCGTGAACAATTATTAGCAAGTAAGGCGACCCACGTCACTCATTTATACAATGCGCAACGTGAATTTAAGCACCGCGAACCAGGGGTCACTGGCCATGCCATGCTTGAAAACAACATGTATTGCGAATTGATTTGTGATGGCTTCCATATCGTTCCAGATATGATTAAGTTAGCCTATGAACAAAAAGGGGTCGACCGGATCGAATTAGTCACTGATTCAATGCGTGCCAAGGGTGAACCTGATGGCATTAGTGAATTAGGTGGCCAAAAAGTGATCGTTAAGGATGGTCAAGCGCGCCTTGAAGAAGGTAACTTGGCTGGTTCAGTCTTAACATTTATCAACGCCTTCAAGAATATTCAGAAATTCACTGGCTGTGGCATTGCGGAAGCCGTTAAGATGGCCTCAGTTAACCAAGCGCGTGAATTTGGATTAACGAAGAAGGGGACTTTGGAAGCCGGCAAGGACGCGGATATCAACATCCTGGACGGTAACCAAGACTTAGTCGCAACTTATAGCTACGGTAAAAAAGCAGCTAAATAA
- a CDS encoding GntR family transcriptional regulator, with product MSSPIYIQIHNQIKQAIEAGRWAVGDRIPSERELAGQFDVSRMTLRQAIQTLVDEGILERRVGAGTFVANQKVQEKMSGVTSFTDLMLAQGKVPSSKTISYHVTSPSLSESEKLALKANEQVLRMERIRYGDDVPICFEVATVPERLVKQFTKDEITSSLYRTLEEKASLMPGKAQQTVSAMSASERIAEYLSVRRGDALLRLRQISYLQTGEPFEYVRTQYVGNRFEFYLEK from the coding sequence ATGAGTTCGCCAATTTATATTCAAATCCACAACCAAATTAAGCAGGCGATTGAAGCAGGTCGGTGGGCCGTTGGTGACCGGATTCCGTCCGAACGGGAACTGGCCGGTCAGTTCGATGTGAGTCGGATGACCCTTCGGCAAGCAATCCAAACGTTGGTTGACGAAGGAATATTAGAGCGGCGAGTCGGCGCCGGCACGTTTGTCGCCAACCAAAAGGTGCAAGAAAAGATGTCCGGTGTCACCAGTTTTACTGATTTAATGCTGGCTCAGGGCAAAGTCCCATCGAGTAAAACGATTTCCTACCACGTGACCAGTCCGTCACTGTCTGAAAGTGAAAAGTTGGCCCTGAAAGCCAACGAACAAGTGCTACGGATGGAACGGATTCGCTACGGCGATGATGTGCCGATTTGTTTCGAGGTTGCGACGGTGCCAGAACGGCTCGTTAAGCAATTTACAAAGGATGAAATCACCAGTTCGCTATACCGGACATTAGAAGAAAAAGCGAGTTTGATGCCCGGCAAGGCCCAACAAACGGTTTCAGCGATGTCAGCGTCCGAACGAATCGCGGAATATCTATCCGTTCGCCGTGGCGACGCCCTCTTACGATTACGACAAATTTCGTATTTACAAACGGGTGAACCGTTTGAATACGTGCGTACGCAATACGTGGGCAACCGGTTCGAATTTTATCTCGAAAAGTAA
- the proC gene encoding pyrroline-5-carboxylate reductase, whose translation MKIGFIGAGNMGRAIIDGWLKQQAVAPADIYLHSAHAASYQPYAQANGLNACDTNLAVAQAADVIVLAVKPNIALDALKEVQSALTGKWVITMVSGLNLADYATVMPDLPVLRIMPNVNVAIGAGMTALVGNDALTAEQYAAGQRLFDAIGATSAVAEKDFPTFSALAGSSPAYIYFFIDAMARAGVKHGLSKDAATKIAAQATLGSAQNVLASDKIPFDLIDQVSSPGGTTVAGLLAMEEAGFMTAVVKGIDATIAKELGE comes from the coding sequence ATGAAAATCGGATTTATTGGTGCCGGGAACATGGGTCGGGCCATTATTGATGGGTGGCTGAAACAACAAGCAGTCGCCCCAGCAGATATCTACCTGCACAGTGCCCATGCGGCGAGCTATCAACCCTACGCGCAAGCAAATGGGTTGAACGCCTGTGACACGAACTTGGCGGTCGCACAAGCGGCAGACGTGATCGTGCTCGCGGTGAAACCCAACATTGCACTTGACGCACTCAAAGAAGTTCAATCAGCTTTAACGGGTAAGTGGGTCATCACGATGGTCTCTGGACTCAATTTGGCAGACTATGCGACGGTCATGCCTGACTTGCCAGTACTGCGGATCATGCCAAACGTCAACGTGGCGATTGGTGCCGGGATGACGGCGCTAGTTGGTAATGACGCCTTGACGGCCGAACAATATGCGGCGGGACAACGGTTGTTTGATGCGATTGGTGCGACCAGCGCAGTCGCTGAAAAGGACTTTCCAACCTTTTCAGCCTTGGCCGGCAGTTCGCCAGCTTACATTTACTTCTTTATTGATGCGATGGCGCGCGCGGGGGTCAAGCACGGGTTAAGCAAGGACGCTGCGACCAAAATCGCCGCCCAGGCAACGCTGGGTAGTGCCCAAAATGTCTTAGCTTCAGACAAAATTCCGTTTGATCTGATCGACCAGGTCTCGTCACCGGGTGGCACAACGGTCGCTGGTTTATTAGCGATGGAAGAAGCTGGCTTTATGACGGCTGTCGTGAAGGGAATCGATGCGACGATCGCCAAAGAACTCGGCGAATAA